A single region of the Biomaibacter acetigenes genome encodes:
- a CDS encoding pyridoxal phosphate-dependent aminotransferase → MKISTLVQNIKPSGIRRFFDLAEKDPDVISLGVGEPDFTTPLTILEAAQKSLVEGDTHYTSNDGMFLLRQKLSEYLKARFGLHYNFDGEIIITIGASEAVDIALTTVLSPGDEVLIPEPCFVSYAPCTALSGGVPVMVPTRPEHGFKVTAEELEKHVTPRTRALLMSYPNNPTGAVMTRRELSPIADFVKKYDLAVISDEVYAELTYGHRHVSIASLPGMKEHTFFIGGFSKAFAMTGWRIGYLCGPVDGVQQARKVHQYRVMCPPTVSQAAALEALNSGELEVNRMVEEYDRRRKVMCRGLRDMGFDVPDPEGAFYVFPSVQHTGFSGEEFAEKLLEKAKVAVVPGSAFGPSGEGHIRCSYATSIEKIHEALNRIEMFMVGNPGNRRFL, encoded by the coding sequence ATGAAAATATCAACCTTAGTGCAAAATATAAAGCCTTCGGGCATAAGGCGCTTTTTCGACCTGGCCGAAAAGGACCCGGATGTGATTTCCCTGGGGGTGGGAGAGCCGGACTTTACGACGCCCCTGACAATACTTGAAGCTGCGCAAAAAAGCCTGGTAGAGGGTGACACTCATTATACGTCAAACGACGGAATGTTTTTACTGCGGCAAAAGCTTTCGGAATATCTCAAGGCAAGGTTCGGGCTTCACTATAATTTCGACGGAGAAATAATCATAACGATAGGAGCCAGTGAAGCTGTGGATATCGCTCTTACTACAGTGCTTTCCCCCGGTGACGAGGTACTCATCCCAGAACCCTGTTTCGTGTCCTACGCACCCTGCACCGCCCTGTCCGGCGGGGTGCCGGTGATGGTGCCGACCCGGCCGGAACATGGCTTTAAAGTCACGGCGGAGGAACTCGAAAAACATGTCACGCCCCGGACCAGAGCGCTTTTGATGTCCTATCCCAACAACCCCACCGGCGCCGTCATGACCCGAAGGGAGCTTTCGCCTATTGCAGATTTTGTTAAAAAATATGATCTGGCGGTGATATCCGATGAGGTCTATGCGGAACTCACTTACGGACATAGGCACGTGAGTATCGCATCACTGCCCGGCATGAAAGAGCATACCTTCTTTATAGGCGGTTTTTCCAAAGCCTTTGCCATGACCGGTTGGCGCATCGGATATCTTTGCGGCCCCGTAGACGGCGTCCAGCAGGCCCGCAAGGTCCACCAGTACAGGGTTATGTGCCCCCCCACCGTGAGCCAGGCGGCGGCACTGGAAGCCTTAAACAGCGGAGAGCTGGAGGTAAATCGTATGGTGGAAGAATATGACAGGAGGAGAAAGGTCATGTGCCGGGGCTTGAGAGACATGGGTTTTGACGTGCCGGACCCTGAAGGGGCATTCTATGTCTTTCCATCCGTGCAGCACACGGGCTTTTCCGGCGAGGAATTCGCCGAAAAGCTCCTTGAAAAGGCAAAAGTGGCGGTAGTGCCCGGCAGCGCCTTCGGCCCCAGCGGCGAAGGTCACATCCGCTGCTCCTATGCCACTTCTATTGAAAAAATACATGAAGCTTTGAACCGTATCGAAATGTTTATGGTAGGTAACCCCGGCAACAGACGTTTCTTATAA
- a CDS encoding S-layer homology domain-containing protein, which yields MKKFLMLFLICSVLINPEYALSAPTEFSGGVNNEYTYEEMVFVTGKPLKFTGTVSITEREKGDSKTVSYRFDLTTPDISEKSQLRRTVTYTTEYDRRNDKGQAIARTSVGSYSEKIVIGKDQYNLEDYQFSKSDVIDNRPASDFYSGNFNGRKYYTINKNEGEVVIEITGGNVGYENFWGSTETQIMELSISSKRYVMDEQDNEKKPVSWNGTVNVQISDSMTKSLSYYDNEATLSSFNGGYVRTTRREMVSRYEYNLPQMSGYIPDRSRRNKDSISLSAQMVPRVERLIVPKFRDVEGHWAQDYIEKLYSLDVFDTNSSFFVPESSMTREEFIKGIIRACNIRSSMDNQKKAVTRRNQPPEVSPFKDVSPQDPDYNYIKEGLDKGIVTGVTTDSFKPKDPLTRAQAITILVRALGFGNKAPNPGYQTSFSDDDSIPYWAKDSIYVAREINIIEGDSLNRVNPNRVMTRAEASAMLVRFLEFLQKDLQKDYRENIML from the coding sequence TTGAAAAAATTCTTGATGCTTTTTTTAATATGTTCCGTCCTCATAAATCCGGAATATGCTCTGTCAGCCCCCACAGAGTTTTCCGGCGGTGTCAACAACGAATATACCTATGAAGAAATGGTGTTTGTCACGGGAAAACCTCTGAAATTCACCGGCACCGTAAGCATCACTGAGAGGGAAAAGGGGGATTCGAAGACGGTAAGCTACAGGTTTGACCTCACAACCCCGGACATATCGGAGAAGAGCCAGCTCAGGAGGACCGTGACATATACCACCGAATATGACAGGAGAAACGACAAAGGCCAGGCCATAGCCCGGACCAGTGTGGGAAGTTACAGCGAAAAAATCGTTATCGGCAAGGACCAGTATAACCTGGAAGATTACCAGTTTTCCAAATCTGATGTGATAGACAACAGGCCCGCCTCGGACTTTTACTCAGGGAATTTTAACGGCCGCAAGTATTATACCATAAATAAAAATGAGGGAGAGGTAGTAATAGAAATCACCGGCGGCAATGTGGGGTATGAAAATTTCTGGGGAAGCACCGAAACCCAGATCATGGAACTTTCCATCAGCTCAAAGAGATATGTGATGGATGAACAGGATAATGAAAAAAAGCCGGTCTCATGGAATGGCACCGTAAACGTTCAAATTTCCGACAGCATGACGAAAAGCCTGAGCTACTATGACAATGAAGCCACCCTCTCCAGCTTTAATGGTGGATATGTGAGGACCACCAGAAGGGAAATGGTTTCAAGATATGAATACAACCTGCCACAGATGAGCGGCTATATTCCCGACAGGAGCAGGAGAAATAAGGATTCGATAAGCCTTTCAGCGCAGATGGTACCCCGGGTTGAAAGGCTGATAGTGCCCAAATTCAGGGATGTGGAAGGACACTGGGCTCAGGATTACATAGAAAAACTGTATTCTCTGGATGTGTTTGACACCAATTCATCCTTTTTTGTGCCCGAATCTTCCATGACCAGAGAGGAATTTATAAAAGGCATCATAAGAGCCTGCAACATAAGGTCATCTATGGATAATCAAAAGAAGGCTGTCACCCGCCGCAATCAGCCGCCGGAGGTTTCGCCCTTTAAGGATGTAAGTCCTCAGGACCCCGATTATAACTACATAAAAGAAGGCCTGGACAAAGGCATAGTGACCGGAGTCACCACAGATAGTTTCAAGCCCAAAGATCCTCTCACCCGGGCCCAGGCCATAACCATTCTCGTTCGCGCCCTGGGCTTCGGCAACAAGGCGCCCAATCCCGGTTATCAGACCTCTTTTTCCGACGATGACAGCATTCCCTACTGGGCAAAAGACAGCATCTATGTGGCCCGGGAGATAAATATCATCGAGGGGGATAGCTTAAACCGCGTAAACCCCAACAGGGTCATGACCCGGGCAGAAGCCTCTGCCATGCTGGTGCGCTTTCTGGAATTTCTGCAAAAGGACCTCCAGAAGGACTACAGGGAAAACATCATGTTATAG
- a CDS encoding IPT/TIG domain-containing protein: MSPADDDIISIGQNPDGGTYARLADYWHSVILYDEQNGKFYAISLDAQGNPMISDGVNNTYRVTVKDGKLYASQVGGSDYSLTLKQNDSATQIIIGPEASPQVCLTLQTPFKVDTNGKIVGDAVKVVDKNTIIFKVPILTLGDGWYDLTVLNPDTKKDSRLNEQGFYYYTQPQSKPVIKEIIPDRGSTDGGYTIDISGSDFKDDGINKTRVFINGVEVRKEDTFVSVDGGKITVKVPPFSGDLSKEKGTDRITVPVVVINPDGASAGKEDGFTYVVPTSHPQITRVVPQKGSAAGQEVVEIFGRDFRFFEPFNDDNRNQMRDENELYQDISGNGQWDDFRGKTVEELKQNSDEYGNFALSVLPRVYFGNRIAQVSEFSDGYLKVTTPPGTAGDVDVYVVNNDSGISNSVKFTYQSSNPSITSIVPSEGKKQGGDRVEIFGSGFMKSNINVYNGQTPPEVLVRFGNITNRDIPREQENSGRIDNGRTTVYLAGGLKVEYASGRVLLEISEKGLTYTSGTINYDGSVLYYPTNQLVAHSGTGDINYGGGELICLEISDRRLFVERGYAPGAEFMNSGHLVVTTPAYYTIGKVDVTVINPDGGTAQGQFEYKNPASKPAIINITKEGNSPQEENINGRDVKVLYMTYKGGNTVSIIGSDFRENARIQISDLVTIKPQDITYMLPSKLTFTMPAVPDSAVGKLHRVVVINEDGGMASSDECTPRPIYIMFIKGETAPAVKKITPGYGPSTGGTTVKIEGKDFREGLKVFFGGVTVPQDNVKVVDYKTIIVTTPPHAPGKVEVKVENPDGELSNPGSFTYLSSPRISAVVDPTDPAEITRITRISVEGGQEIKLKGSGFEEGARVIFNPSIKKVEDENTATGTIIYIEGIPYELETGTDGTEVKFIDSDTLTVKTPPGKVGTGGIMVINPDGGATEVYSDLIYELTQLQAPLGVYAELVYDRYIKINWNRVDGAGEYEVYVVIDDNEIEFIGSTVLTSYLYSDLEPNTRYKFIVKAIGRFGSSPPSAESNTVKTGKTAGPPDEDGGIEEKTQKQTAGGAQSVTIGLDDYKDETRIDLTTQDSTGVKEAVVSIPAAVITKKDAADIIITGKDFTIKFNPGVFDTSKVSQYRSRRDAGVRFTVTPYEGSPDVKGKTLLSQQYVLKAEFYLGADSTPMEYLSSSMQITLEYDTAKAGLRRLGSIALCRYDDYTGTWQEVAKSPGGSTVSALIDSMGRFAVIGSRR, translated from the coding sequence ATGTCACCGGCAGATGATGATATCATCAGCATCGGGCAGAATCCTGACGGGGGAACATACGCCAGGCTGGCCGATTACTGGCACAGCGTAATCCTTTACGATGAGCAAAACGGCAAGTTTTATGCCATCAGCCTTGATGCCCAGGGCAACCCCATGATTTCAGATGGTGTAAACAACACCTACAGGGTGACAGTCAAAGATGGCAAGCTTTACGCCAGCCAGGTAGGCGGCAGCGACTATAGCCTGACTTTAAAACAAAATGACAGCGCCACACAGATTATTATCGGTCCCGAAGCTTCTCCCCAAGTATGTCTTACCCTGCAAACACCCTTTAAAGTGGACACCAATGGAAAAATCGTGGGCGATGCGGTTAAGGTGGTGGACAAAAACACCATCATATTCAAAGTCCCCATACTGACCCTCGGTGACGGCTGGTATGATTTGACGGTATTGAACCCCGACACAAAAAAGGACAGCCGCTTGAATGAACAGGGATTTTATTACTATACCCAGCCCCAGTCGAAGCCCGTTATAAAAGAGATTATTCCCGACAGGGGTTCCACTGACGGGGGTTATACCATCGACATCAGCGGTTCCGATTTTAAAGACGATGGCATCAATAAGACCAGGGTTTTCATAAACGGTGTGGAAGTTAGAAAAGAGGACACTTTTGTGAGCGTAGACGGCGGCAAGATTACTGTCAAGGTTCCGCCCTTTTCGGGAGACCTGAGCAAGGAAAAGGGCACCGATCGCATTACCGTGCCCGTGGTGGTGATAAACCCCGACGGGGCCAGCGCCGGCAAGGAGGATGGATTTACATATGTGGTGCCCACCAGCCATCCCCAGATTACCAGGGTAGTGCCCCAGAAGGGAAGTGCCGCGGGACAGGAAGTGGTGGAGATTTTCGGAAGAGATTTCCGCTTCTTCGAACCTTTCAATGATGACAACAGGAATCAAATGAGGGATGAAAACGAACTTTACCAGGATATTAGCGGCAACGGGCAGTGGGATGACTTCAGGGGGAAGACCGTCGAGGAATTGAAGCAGAACAGTGATGAATATGGCAATTTCGCCCTTTCAGTTTTACCCAGAGTCTACTTCGGAAATAGAATTGCCCAGGTCTCGGAGTTTTCCGACGGCTACCTTAAGGTCACTACACCGCCGGGCACAGCGGGAGATGTGGATGTTTATGTAGTAAACAACGACTCGGGGATTTCAAACAGCGTTAAATTCACTTACCAGTCATCAAACCCGTCCATAACAAGTATAGTGCCCTCCGAAGGCAAGAAACAGGGAGGGGACCGGGTTGAAATCTTCGGCAGCGGGTTTATGAAGAGCAATATCAATGTTTACAATGGGCAGACGCCCCCGGAAGTGCTGGTGCGTTTCGGTAATATCACCAACAGGGATATACCCCGGGAGCAGGAAAATTCAGGAAGAATAGACAACGGCAGGACCACCGTATATCTTGCCGGAGGCCTCAAGGTGGAATATGCCAGCGGCCGGGTGCTGCTGGAGATAAGTGAAAAAGGATTGACCTATACCAGCGGTACTATAAACTATGATGGCAGCGTGCTCTATTATCCCACCAACCAGCTGGTGGCACACAGCGGTACCGGGGATATAAATTATGGGGGTGGGGAGCTCATATGCCTTGAAATATCGGACAGAAGGCTTTTTGTGGAGAGAGGGTATGCCCCCGGCGCCGAATTCATGAACAGCGGGCATCTGGTGGTGACAACACCCGCCTATTACACCATTGGTAAGGTGGATGTCACGGTCATAAATCCCGACGGCGGCACGGCTCAAGGCCAGTTTGAATATAAAAACCCTGCCAGCAAGCCTGCCATCATCAATATCACAAAGGAAGGAAATTCTCCCCAGGAGGAGAATATAAACGGTCGGGATGTAAAAGTCCTCTACATGACCTATAAGGGCGGCAACACGGTAAGCATTATAGGCAGTGATTTCCGGGAAAATGCGAGGATACAGATTTCGGACCTCGTAACCATCAAACCCCAGGATATAACCTATATGCTTCCCTCAAAACTTACCTTTACCATGCCGGCGGTGCCCGACAGCGCCGTGGGCAAACTTCACCGGGTGGTGGTAATAAATGAAGACGGAGGTATGGCTTCCTCTGATGAATGCACTCCCAGGCCCATATACATCATGTTCATAAAAGGAGAAACCGCCCCGGCGGTGAAGAAGATAACCCCCGGCTATGGACCTTCCACCGGCGGGACCACAGTGAAGATAGAAGGAAAGGATTTCCGGGAAGGTCTCAAGGTGTTTTTTGGCGGGGTAACCGTGCCGCAGGACAATGTGAAAGTGGTGGACTACAAGACTATCATTGTTACCACACCGCCCCACGCCCCCGGAAAAGTGGAAGTGAAAGTTGAAAATCCTGACGGTGAACTTTCCAACCCCGGCAGCTTTACATACCTGAGCAGTCCCAGGATATCGGCAGTGGTGGACCCGACGGACCCAGCGGAGATTACCAGGATAACCCGCATTTCCGTTGAAGGCGGCCAGGAGATAAAGCTAAAGGGTTCGGGCTTTGAGGAAGGCGCCAGAGTCATATTCAATCCCTCTATAAAGAAGGTGGAAGATGAAAACACCGCCACGGGAACCATCATATACATCGAAGGCATACCCTACGAACTAGAAACGGGCACCGACGGCACCGAAGTGAAATTCATCGACTCCGATACACTGACGGTAAAAACGCCTCCCGGGAAGGTGGGGACCGGCGGCATCATGGTAATAAATCCCGACGGCGGCGCTACTGAAGTTTATAGCGACCTCATTTATGAACTGACACAACTGCAGGCCCCCCTGGGAGTTTATGCGGAGCTGGTATATGACCGCTATATAAAAATTAACTGGAACAGGGTAGATGGAGCCGGCGAATATGAGGTGTACGTGGTCATTGATGACAATGAAATTGAATTTATAGGCTCTACCGTGCTCACCAGCTACCTGTACAGCGACCTGGAGCCCAATACCAGATATAAATTCATAGTTAAGGCCATAGGCAGGTTCGGTTCCTCTCCGCCCTCGGCCGAAAGTAACACCGTAAAGACTGGAAAAACCGCCGGCCCTCCTGATGAGGACGGCGGCATCGAAGAAAAGACTCAAAAACAGACTGCCGGTGGTGCCCAGAGTGTAACCATAGGCCTTGATGACTATAAGGATGAAACCAGGATAGACCTTACAACTCAGGACTCGACAGGGGTGAAAGAAGCTGTTGTGAGTATCCCTGCAGCAGTGATAACAAAGAAAGACGCAGCAGATATCATAATTACAGGAAAAGACTTCACCATAAAGTTTAATCCCGGTGTATTCGATACATCGAAAGTGTCTCAGTACAGGTCCAGGCGCGATGCGGGAGTAAGGTTCACAGTCACTCCTTATGAGGGGAGCCCGGACGTAAAGGGAAAGACGCTGCTTTCGCAGCAGTATGTTTTGAAGGCCGAGTTTTATCTGGGAGCAGACTCCACCCCCATGGAATACCTGAGCTCCTCCATGCAAATTACCCTGGAATACGACACTGCAAAGGCAGGTTTGAGGAGGCTAGGCAGTATCGCATTGTGCAGGTATGACGACTACACGGGTACATGGCAGGAAGTTGCAAAAAGCCCCGGCGGCTCTACAGTGAGCGCCCTTATCGATAGTATGGGAAGATTTGCAGTAATAGGAAGCAGGAGGTAA